One genomic segment of Paraburkholderia phymatum STM815 includes these proteins:
- a CDS encoding TonB-dependent receptor plug domain-containing protein, which yields MCNSRSTARDVWRGLRCLPLAAVFGVTAAVAGQAERDAHIDTMPRVATNDLLALPLEQLMQVSVSSATRLEQRISDAPAAVVVLTASDIRDFGWKTLADALASLPGLYTTYDRNYAYLGARGFQRPGDYNSRFLLLVDGVRINDAVYDQAPIGTDFPVDMDLVERIEYVPGPGSAVYGSNALFGIINVITRSGRNMAGAQAAAAAGSFGEKKARATYGWHGAHGADVLLSASSWERNGQDLYFPAFDTPDQNHGVANGLDYDRGQNLLGKAAYGDFGISAGYSNRTKGVPGAPYGAIFNTPFSTTDTHAFINGTFHHAITSGFEVAAKIDWGRYDYRSPSLYAPGPVENVDGDHALWYGADVNATIRSIRNNTLIVGVDYTRDAHRDQYNFDVAPFASILDDHRSSHRSGVYAEDEIRLPAGFTLNLGLRYDHEAVAGSNVSPRVALSFKATSADTLKLVYGTAYRAPNAYELYYAVPGEGGQLPNPGLKAEHIRTTELIYEHAFGPTGRATLSVFHYDIRNLISETLDPSGLYIFRNVDRSKANGAELGYEQQFAGGARVRASYSWQIARDSGTGSVMQNSPRHLAKLNMVLPLLTNRARLGTEMRCVSSRLAERGHAAGYCIGNVSIGSARLIPHADVSLSIYNVTDTRYFDPAGPGYTQDVIAQQSRSFLLKLVYGF from the coding sequence ATGTGTAATTCGCGTAGTACCGCGCGAGATGTCTGGCGCGGACTGCGCTGCCTTCCTCTCGCCGCCGTGTTCGGTGTGACTGCCGCAGTTGCTGGCCAGGCGGAAAGGGACGCGCACATCGATACGATGCCGCGCGTCGCGACGAACGACCTGCTGGCCCTGCCGCTCGAACAGCTGATGCAGGTGAGCGTCAGCAGCGCGACGCGTCTCGAACAGCGTATTTCCGACGCCCCTGCCGCGGTGGTGGTGCTGACGGCCAGCGACATCCGCGACTTCGGCTGGAAAACGCTCGCCGATGCGCTCGCGTCCCTGCCCGGCCTCTACACGACTTACGACCGCAACTACGCGTATCTGGGCGCGCGCGGCTTCCAGCGGCCCGGCGATTACAACAGCCGTTTTTTGCTGCTCGTCGACGGCGTGAGAATCAACGATGCCGTGTATGACCAGGCGCCCATCGGCACCGATTTTCCCGTCGACATGGATCTCGTCGAACGCATCGAATACGTTCCGGGTCCGGGGTCGGCCGTGTATGGGTCCAACGCGCTGTTCGGCATCATCAACGTCATTACCCGAAGCGGCAGGAACATGGCGGGTGCCCAGGCCGCCGCGGCCGCGGGCAGCTTCGGCGAGAAGAAGGCGCGCGCCACTTATGGCTGGCACGGCGCGCACGGCGCGGACGTATTGCTGTCCGCGAGTTCGTGGGAACGCAACGGACAAGACCTCTACTTCCCGGCGTTCGACACGCCGGATCAGAACCACGGCGTCGCGAACGGTCTCGACTACGATCGCGGCCAGAATCTGCTCGGCAAGGCGGCCTACGGCGACTTCGGCATCAGCGCGGGATATTCGAACCGGACGAAAGGCGTGCCGGGTGCGCCCTATGGCGCGATATTCAACACGCCGTTCAGCACCACCGACACCCATGCCTTCATCAACGGCACCTTCCATCACGCGATCACATCCGGGTTCGAAGTCGCCGCGAAAATCGACTGGGGACGCTACGACTATCGCAGTCCGTCCCTCTATGCGCCCGGCCCCGTCGAAAACGTCGATGGCGACCATGCGCTGTGGTACGGCGCAGACGTCAATGCAACCATCCGCTCGATCCGCAACAACACGCTGATCGTCGGGGTCGATTACACGCGCGACGCCCATCGCGATCAGTACAACTTCGACGTCGCGCCGTTTGCGTCGATACTCGACGATCACCGCAGCAGTCATCGCAGCGGCGTCTACGCCGAAGACGAGATCAGGTTGCCCGCCGGCTTCACGCTCAATCTCGGCCTGCGCTACGACCACGAAGCCGTGGCAGGCAGCAACGTGAGTCCACGCGTTGCGCTGTCCTTCAAGGCCACCTCGGCCGACACGCTGAAACTGGTCTACGGAACGGCTTATCGCGCGCCCAATGCCTACGAGCTTTACTACGCGGTGCCGGGTGAAGGCGGCCAGTTGCCGAATCCCGGCCTGAAGGCGGAGCACATCCGCACCACCGAACTCATCTACGAGCACGCATTCGGACCGACGGGGCGCGCGACGCTGTCCGTCTTTCACTACGACATCCGCAACCTGATCTCGGAGACGCTCGATCCATCGGGGCTTTATATCTTTCGCAACGTCGACCGTTCGAAAGCGAATGGCGCCGAGCTGGGCTACGAGCAGCAGTTCGCCGGAGGGGCGCGCGTAAGAGCGAGCTATTCGTGGCAAATCGCACGGGACAGCGGGACGGGCAGTGTGATGCAAAACTCGCCCCGCCATCTCGCGAAGCTCAACATGGTGCTGCCCTTGCTGACCAACCGGGCGCGGCTCGGCACGGAGATGCGCTGCGTGTCGAGCAGACTCGCGGAACGCGGACATGCAGCGGGTTATTGCATCGGCAACGTCTCCATCGGTTCCGCGCGTCTCATCCCGCATGCCGACGTTTCCTTGTCCATTTACAACGTAACGGATACACGCTATTTCGACCCGGCCGGTCCCGGCTACACGCAAGACGTCATCGCGCAGCAGAGCCGCTCGTTTCTGCTCAAGCTCGTATACGGGTTCTGA
- a CDS encoding GNAT family N-acetyltransferase codes for MRVSVGCEDPCTQDAQLLLDECAATLALYSGDGGQSRFRLEEVCSARGAFVVARTRQGAPLGCGAFRRFDYGVAELMRIYCRRESGGAGQAILDMLETEAMTAGYRTLIAQTNDLNRRALAFFERHGFEQIEPVGASMHRANVLCFARDIAAQRDGDPAASKHADTDPAGRGESR; via the coding sequence ATGAGAGTTTCTGTTGGCTGCGAAGACCCCTGCACGCAGGACGCGCAACTCCTGCTCGACGAGTGCGCCGCCACGCTCGCGCTTTACTCGGGCGATGGCGGGCAATCGAGATTCCGGCTGGAGGAGGTCTGCTCGGCACGCGGCGCATTTGTCGTTGCGCGAACCAGACAAGGCGCACCGCTCGGTTGCGGCGCGTTCCGTCGTTTCGACTACGGCGTGGCAGAGCTGATGCGTATTTATTGCCGGCGCGAATCGGGCGGCGCAGGGCAGGCGATATTGGACATGCTCGAAACCGAGGCGATGACGGCCGGCTATCGAACGCTGATCGCGCAGACGAACGACCTCAACCGCAGGGCGCTGGCGTTTTTCGAGCGTCATGGTTTCGAGCAGATCGAACCCGTCGGGGCTTCGATGCATCGGGCCAACGTGTTGTGCTTTGCGAGAGACATTGCCGCGCAACGGGACGGCGATCCGGCCGCCAGCAAACATGCGGACACGGACCCTGCCGGGCGCGGCGAGAGCCGTTGA
- a CDS encoding BON domain-containing protein gives MGSLFKTLTAAAVGAAAMYYFDSQSGRRRRAMLRDRMGATSRTFRKKSRAQARKAMGHAYGMLHRAASSGAPVSDVQVTERVRSHLGRVMRTPGAVDVRVDHGVACVAGEVLASDRQRVIDEIAAVPGVERVEDHLSVHAAPGNIPELQGVAQRSR, from the coding sequence ATGGGCTCGTTGTTCAAGACCCTCACAGCGGCGGCCGTAGGCGCAGCCGCAATGTATTACTTCGACAGCCAATCGGGCCGGCGACGCCGCGCAATGCTGCGCGATCGGATGGGCGCGACTTCGCGAACATTCAGGAAGAAATCGCGGGCTCAGGCGCGTAAGGCGATGGGTCATGCATACGGCATGCTTCACCGCGCGGCATCGAGCGGTGCGCCCGTCAGCGACGTGCAGGTCACGGAGCGCGTGCGCTCGCATCTGGGCCGGGTCATGCGCACGCCGGGGGCCGTCGACGTGCGCGTCGATCATGGCGTGGCGTGCGTGGCGGGCGAGGTGCTCGCGTCCGACCGGCAACGCGTGATCGACGAGATTGCCGCCGTTCCCGGTGTCGAGCGGGTAGAGGATCATCTATCCGTGCACGCGGCGCCGGGTAACATCCCCGAGTTGCAGGGCGTTGCGCAACGAAGCCGATAG
- a CDS encoding cytochrome c biogenesis protein DipZ, translated as MLLIVIAFLGGVLTILSPCILPVVPFVFARSDRPFVTGRLPLLIGLAVTFAVVTGVGVAGLAGAARLSHYGRGVSLALFAVFGLSLLFPALWTRVSRPFFDIGNRVEAFSHAQGTRFQVVSALLLGAATGLLWAPCAGPILGLILTGAALHGASWTTAAALTAYAFGAASSLAVASGLGKQALDGLKRSLGFGERVRRFMGALVLLSVVGIGFGFDTRALAHVPSTSTTGVESRPVGLLSADGGSRPHLQRVSVQTPSKLPVEGTLPSLDGAQSWLNSPPLTADALRGKVTVVNFWTYSCINCLRTLPYLKTWSDRYGQDGLVVVGVHTPEFAFERDPSNVKRAVRDLGIRYPVAIDNGYGIWQAFGNQYWPAFYIVDAQGRIRYHHFGEGGYGEAEKVIQQLLADSGHTMPTGDLPPIHGAGAQAAADASNVESGETYVGYQQARGFASPQDIRPDDAASYSIPSQLPLNSWAFGGRWIVGGEAAVASEANGRIAYRFHARDLHLVLGPGANGKPVRFRVTIDGAAPGDSHGADIAADGTGVVTSARLYQLVRQHDAVRDRTFTIEFLDPGVQAFSFTFG; from the coding sequence ATGTTACTCATCGTCATCGCGTTTCTCGGCGGGGTGCTCACGATCCTGAGCCCTTGTATCCTGCCCGTCGTGCCGTTCGTGTTCGCACGCTCCGACCGGCCGTTCGTCACGGGCCGGCTGCCGCTGCTCATCGGGCTCGCCGTCACCTTCGCGGTCGTCACGGGCGTCGGCGTGGCGGGCCTCGCGGGTGCTGCGCGGTTGAGCCACTACGGTCGCGGGGTGTCGCTCGCGCTATTCGCCGTATTCGGTTTGTCGCTGCTGTTTCCGGCGCTGTGGACGCGCGTGTCGCGCCCGTTCTTCGACATCGGCAACCGTGTCGAAGCGTTCTCGCATGCGCAGGGCACGCGCTTTCAGGTGGTCTCCGCGCTGCTGCTCGGTGCGGCGACAGGCCTGCTGTGGGCGCCGTGCGCTGGACCAATTCTCGGTCTGATCCTGACGGGCGCCGCGTTGCACGGCGCAAGCTGGACCACGGCAGCGGCGCTGACGGCCTACGCGTTCGGCGCGGCCAGTTCACTCGCCGTCGCGTCGGGACTCGGCAAGCAGGCGCTCGACGGACTCAAGCGCTCGCTCGGCTTCGGCGAGCGCGTGCGCCGCTTCATGGGCGCGCTGGTGCTGCTGAGCGTCGTGGGCATCGGCTTCGGTTTCGATACGCGCGCCCTCGCGCATGTGCCGTCGACCTCGACGACGGGCGTCGAAAGCCGCCCGGTGGGCCTGCTTTCCGCCGATGGCGGCAGCCGTCCGCACCTGCAGCGTGTCAGCGTGCAGACGCCTTCGAAGCTGCCGGTGGAAGGCACGCTGCCCTCGCTCGACGGCGCGCAAAGCTGGCTCAACTCGCCGCCGCTCACGGCCGACGCGTTGCGCGGCAAGGTCACGGTCGTCAACTTCTGGACGTATTCGTGCATCAATTGCCTGCGCACGCTGCCGTATCTGAAAACGTGGTCGGACCGCTATGGCCAGGACGGTCTCGTGGTGGTCGGCGTCCATACGCCTGAGTTCGCGTTCGAGCGCGATCCGTCGAACGTGAAGCGCGCCGTGCGCGATCTCGGCATCCGCTACCCCGTCGCGATCGACAATGGCTACGGGATCTGGCAGGCGTTCGGCAATCAGTATTGGCCCGCGTTCTATATCGTCGATGCGCAAGGCCGCATCCGTTATCACCATTTCGGCGAAGGCGGCTATGGCGAAGCGGAAAAGGTCATCCAGCAACTGCTGGCCGACTCGGGACACACGATGCCGACGGGCGATCTGCCGCCCATCCACGGGGCCGGCGCGCAGGCGGCCGCCGATGCGTCGAATGTCGAATCGGGCGAGACATACGTCGGCTATCAGCAGGCGCGCGGCTTCGCGTCGCCGCAGGACATCCGTCCCGACGATGCCGCCTCGTACAGCATCCCGTCGCAATTGCCGCTCAATAGCTGGGCGTTCGGCGGCAGATGGATCGTCGGTGGCGAAGCGGCCGTAGCGAGCGAAGCGAATGGACGCATCGCGTATCGCTTCCATGCACGCGACCTGCATCTCGTGCTCGGACCCGGTGCGAATGGCAAGCCTGTGCGCTTTCGCGTGACGATCGACGGCGCAGCACCCGGCGACTCGCACGGCGCCGACATCGCAGCCGATGGAACCGGCGTGGTGACGAGCGCGCGGCTCTATCAACTGGTGCGCCAGCACGACGCCGTGCGCGACCGGACCTTCACGATCGAATTTCTCGATCCGGGCGTGCAGGCCTTCTCGTTCACGTTCGGCTGA
- a CDS encoding alpha/beta fold hydrolase, whose protein sequence is MQDTVNLRRRRLLGTTAAGVGLLELGLGNVAFAQAAKRAHAAKKAAHHTSFDAINQIDAGTLNIGYVDTGPKDGQPVILLHGWPYDIHSFVDVAPILTAAGYRVIVPYLRGYGSTRFLSNETPRNGQQAVVAVDILALMDALKIDQAIFGAFDWGARTACIIAALWPQRCKALVSVSGYLIGTPEANRKPLPPKAEFEWWYQFYFATERGEAGYTANRNDFNRLIWQLASPKWHFDDSTYQRTAASFANPDHVAVVISNYRWRLGLVQGEPQYDEIEGRLAKLPTISVPTITMEGDANGAPHPPAAAYAKMFTGKYQHRDVSGGIGHNLPQEAPQAFADAVMQVARL, encoded by the coding sequence ATGCAAGACACGGTGAATCTGCGTCGCCGCCGGTTGTTGGGAACGACGGCTGCGGGCGTGGGACTGCTCGAACTCGGGCTGGGCAACGTCGCGTTCGCGCAGGCGGCGAAGCGCGCGCATGCCGCGAAGAAAGCTGCACACCATACTTCGTTCGACGCGATCAACCAGATCGATGCAGGCACGCTGAACATCGGCTACGTGGACACGGGGCCGAAAGACGGTCAGCCCGTCATCCTGCTGCACGGCTGGCCTTACGACATCCATAGCTTCGTCGATGTCGCGCCGATCCTCACTGCGGCGGGCTATCGCGTGATCGTGCCTTATCTGCGCGGCTACGGCTCGACGCGCTTCCTGTCCAACGAGACCCCGCGCAACGGCCAGCAGGCCGTCGTCGCCGTCGACATCCTCGCGTTGATGGACGCGCTGAAGATCGATCAGGCCATCTTCGGCGCGTTCGACTGGGGCGCGCGCACCGCGTGCATCATTGCCGCCCTGTGGCCGCAGCGCTGCAAGGCGCTCGTTTCCGTGAGCGGCTATCTGATCGGCACACCGGAAGCGAACCGCAAGCCGCTGCCGCCCAAGGCCGAATTCGAATGGTGGTATCAGTTCTACTTCGCGACGGAACGCGGCGAAGCGGGCTACACGGCCAATCGTAACGACTTCAACCGGCTGATCTGGCAACTCGCTTCGCCGAAGTGGCATTTCGACGACTCCACCTATCAGCGTACAGCGGCCTCGTTTGCGAACCCGGATCACGTGGCCGTGGTCATCTCGAACTATCGCTGGCGCCTCGGCCTCGTGCAGGGCGAGCCGCAATACGACGAGATCGAGGGCCGCCTCGCGAAGCTGCCCACCATCTCCGTGCCGACCATCACGATGGAAGGCGACGCGAACGGCGCACCACATCCGCCTGCGGCCGCCTACGCGAAGATGTTCACGGGCAAGTACCAGCATCGCGACGTGAGCGGCGGGATCGGTCACAACCTGCCGCAGGAAGCGCCCCAGGCGTTCGCCGACGCCGTCATGCAAGTGGCACGCCTGTAA
- a CDS encoding alpha/beta fold hydrolase — MSDQINTRRRRLLGTTVAGIGLLELGLSGLAQAQTTGSESSVGSYAQIKQINAGTLNVGYAEAGPADGPVVILVHGWPYDIYSYAEVTPLLAAAGYRVIVPYLRGYGSTRFLSAQTPRNGQQAAIAADIIALMDALKIDKAILGGFDWGARTVNIIAALWPERCKAMVSVSGYLIGSQQANRAPLPPKAEFAWWYQFYFATERGYAGYDANRHDFNKLIWQLASPKWNFSDATFDRTAESFNNPDHVAVVIDNYRWRLGLSRGEAKYDDIEKRLATAPTIGVPAITMEGDANGAPHPQPEAYAKKFTGKYAHRNIGGGVGHNLPQEAPKAFADAIIDVARF; from the coding sequence ATGTCGGATCAGATCAACACACGGCGTCGTCGTCTGCTGGGAACGACCGTTGCGGGCATCGGCCTGCTGGAACTGGGCTTGAGCGGACTCGCGCAGGCGCAAACCACCGGGTCGGAATCGAGCGTCGGCTCGTATGCGCAGATCAAGCAGATCAACGCTGGCACGCTGAACGTCGGTTACGCCGAAGCGGGGCCCGCAGATGGACCGGTGGTGATTCTGGTGCACGGCTGGCCCTACGACATCTACAGCTATGCCGAAGTCACGCCGCTGCTCGCCGCGGCCGGCTACCGCGTGATCGTGCCGTATCTGCGCGGGTACGGCAGCACGCGCTTCCTGTCCGCGCAGACGCCGCGCAACGGCCAGCAGGCGGCAATCGCCGCCGACATCATCGCGCTGATGGACGCGCTGAAAATCGACAAGGCGATTCTCGGCGGCTTCGATTGGGGCGCGCGCACCGTGAACATCATTGCGGCGTTGTGGCCGGAGCGCTGCAAGGCGATGGTGTCGGTGAGCGGCTATCTGATCGGCAGCCAGCAGGCGAACCGCGCGCCGCTGCCGCCGAAGGCAGAGTTTGCATGGTGGTACCAGTTCTACTTCGCGACCGAGCGCGGCTATGCCGGCTACGACGCGAACCGCCATGACTTCAACAAGCTGATCTGGCAACTGGCGTCGCCGAAGTGGAATTTCTCCGATGCAACGTTCGACCGCACGGCTGAATCGTTCAATAACCCGGACCACGTCGCTGTGGTCATCGACAACTACCGCTGGCGTCTCGGCCTGTCGCGGGGCGAGGCGAAGTACGACGACATCGAGAAGCGCCTTGCGACAGCGCCGACGATCGGTGTGCCGGCCATCACGATGGAGGGCGACGCGAACGGCGCACCGCATCCGCAGCCGGAAGCGTACGCGAAGAAGTTCACCGGCAAGTACGCCCACCGCAACATCGGCGGCGGTGTCGGGCATAACCTGCCGCAAGAGGCGCCGAAGGCATTCGCCGACGCAATCATCGACGTCGCGCGTTTCTGA